The following nucleotide sequence is from Phocoena phocoena chromosome 17, mPhoPho1.1, whole genome shotgun sequence.
CAGAGCACCCTCACCCTTACTAATTAGGCTCCGGCTGCCTCCGTTTTCTGCTCAGGTCCTTGGAAATTTATCTTAACCTAATTTTGTcctgtttctttcccttcttcctgcctCCCATCTCAGTCTTTTCAGCCAAGGGGTTTCTCGATACCAAAAATTATGCTTTCTGCCCCACTACAGACACACCGTTCAGACAGAGTTTGGTAACGATTGAGAGCTGTCTACACATTCCACACCCTcagcccccaaaacacacacttgGCAGGTTTGCAAACTCAAATAACCCGCCCACATAGGGTCCAGGCCCTTCCCTCCCACTCAAGACCTTCAAGGGGAAGGTTCCCATCAAGCCTCACCAAAAGCCTTTGAAAAAAAGACCTTTCTTTTGAGAGGACAGaggaattttgatttttctttccttttcatcctaTCCCCAAACATTCCTattaacagaaaacaaatgaatttatccaTTAGTCTTCCCAACCAATTGAGTTGTTTACAAGTTCTCTGCCACAAGTTATCCTAAATATTTACACATCATCGATAACAGTGCCAATAAGCCTCAGATATAACTTGGTTCAGAAGTGGAGCACGGATAACTGCAGGCCCTGTTGCTTATATGATTGGGATCTCTGATGCCTGTATATTATTCCACGTTAATATATCATCATTTACTTAATTATTCTAatattgggcatttaggttgttcgTGACTTTTCACAAACAGGGGTGACGCTGTATTAAAAATCCTTGCGGACAAAGCTTTTCTTTTTGGACTATTTCCTGAAGATAAATTTCCAGAAGAGTATTACTGTTACGTTACTGATATATTCACGGTTATGAACATTGTAACGGCTCTGATGCATAGTGCTGAATAATTATTCAAAAGGATAACGATTCTATTTTGCGTTATCAAGCATGTATCGTTCTCAAATCcacttttcacttttatttcaaaaaagcACTTGGTACATTTTTGGAAGTGACCAAAAAGTTTTGGCTTGGCGCCAAGTATGGGGCAACTGTGGGGTCCAGACTCAAGAGAATCCTGCCATCTTACCCTCAGGCGCACCCCACGCCGTCCATTTATTGGGGTAGTGAGAAGACAGTTCACCGAAACAGTTCAACAGCCCCTCATTATTTGGCTTCTAGAAAGAGACTGCTCATTAGTCACCTCCGAATCCCTGGTGAACACATCCTTGCCCTTGGCTTCAGTATTCCCCAAGCCTGAATTGCCTTGCCTCTCCCTGCCTAACTCATCCTTTATTTCACCACATCCCTAAGCAGCTTTCCCCAGTTTAGCCcagtcttcctccttccttcagtGCACATGGGGATCCACAGCAGGTGCTATTAAAGTGTTTAGAATTGTCTCCTGCCCTGAAGGGTCTCCGTCTAGCAGGGAGACTTGCATGCAGACCATCACTGCAGTGTGATGAATGCAATTCACATTCTCTTTTACCTGCTACTTACGACATTTGCTCTAACATAATAAGATGGTCTTCTATCTGACTACACATATGACAGTAACTTGCATTTGTCTGGTCCCACCTATAAGATCAGTGGTTCCCAAGCCTTTGCAGATATAAAAATCAACTGCTcaaagagctttttcttttttttaaagggattttgctctttttttttaatttaaaaaattttatttatttatttatggctgtgttggctctgcGTTTCTGTGCAAGGGTTCTCTCTAgtagtggcgagcgggggccactcttcatcgcagtgcatgggcctctcactaccgcggcctctcttgttgcggagcacgggctccagacgcgcaggctcagtagttgtggcgcacaggcccagttgctccgcggcatgtgggatcttcccagaccagggctcgaacccatgtcccctgcattggcaggcagattttcaaccactgtgccaccagggaagccctcaaagagcttttttaaaatgcaaatccagAGGCTCGGTCCCAGAGAGGGGGTTGGTAGTCCTCTAGCTGCCTTCTACTAAAATgtgatagaaatgcagaatctcaggtcccaGCCCTGAATGAGAATCTGCATCTTTCCAAGGTCCCCAGATATTCACACCCGCATTAAAATTGGAGAGCGAGAGTCTAGCTCCATGCTTCCCAAAGTTGACTAAGACCCACagtaagaaacacattttatacTTGAGACCCAGTTCGCACACATCCATTTGAAACAAAAACCTCACCAAACAATGCTTAACTTAAATGAGATTCACatcaatattttctattctattttattcttattctctctcttttttttcttctttaatactgGTCTCTACCACCAAATCCCCCACCCTGCTAAGATACTGCAACCCACTACTTGAAAAACAGTGCTCTAAAGCTTAGACTTCCTGAGTTGTGTGAGCCTCAGCAAAGATGAATCAGAAGCTGGCTCACCTAAGGCAGAGGTTGCATCCATTTATTTCACTTCTATTTTATTCTCTGGGAGCGGGTGAAGGGGTAGAAGAAAAGGTATACTGGTGAATAGGAGTAGCTTCAGCAGCTTTGGAAAGATGAGGGCATCTTCCTCCAGCTGGGTAATGCCCAGCTGGTTAGAGACGCCCTCAGTTTTGTGTTCGGAGTGTTGTGTTGGGAGGGAGGATTTCCACAAGCAAGTGGAAAAGCTGCAGGAAGGTGTTGAGTCAGAGAAAGAGCCCAGTTCTTCCACTAAGATGGCCTCACTGGGTGAGGCGAGAGTGTGCACTCACCTTCTAAGGGCCCAGACGTCTGCTTCCCGTGCTTTATGACCTGCAGGCTCATGGGAATGTCCAAGAACTTCTCATAGCAATCTCCATACCACACAAGGAGCTCTTGGTTCTGGTAGATCTCCTTGCAGCTTTCATAGAAGATCTGCCCTTGACACTGGACTGCGACCAGGTTCTGCTCCATGGGGAAACGAGCACAGTTGACGTAGGACATCCAGTTCCCTGCACCTCCTTTTCCGTCAATAAAGTGGCTCAAACGACCATCTTCAAAGATCTAAATGAAATCAAAGTTTGGAAATGCACATTTTTTTGGTCTGacctagaaaataaatttacttattaaaaatttataattcaagggcttccctggtggcgcagtggttgagagtccgcctgctgatgcaggggacgcgggttcgtgccccggtctgggaggatcccacatgctgcagagcggctgggcctgtgagccatggccgctgagcctgcgcgtccggagcctgtgctccacaacgggagaggccacaacagtgagaggtgcgcgtaccgcaaaaaaaaaaaaaaaaaaaattcaaaactcacACTTGACCtactgaatatatttattatcaATATGATTGAGCCTAAATGGATTTATTACCTTGAAGAGACCTCTATAGGTAGtgtgacacattttaaaaagattcttaCTTTTATCACTTCCTCGATTTCCAGATTTCTCGAGTGAGCATATATTAGTTTCATAAACAGAGGTAAGGGAAACAGGAGGTTACATTTAATTCCACCACTTCAAGACAACCAATTAGTTTAGTATTTTATCTCAATTTAGTTTTCATGTGTATTGATAGAGCCATAATTTAATTCTTTCTCTGCTGTGGGCAATTCTGCAGTCTTCAATGTTTTGTTATTACAAACAGCCCCGTGAAGTCTggatttcagattattttcctcaACTATATTCCTTGATGTAGAAATACACGGCGAGGGGCGACAATCTGATACATTCTGACGAACTGCAGTCCTACCATCCTGCCTCAAACAGAGTTAAGAGTATCAGTTTTCTAAAAATCCTCTTTAGATGAACGACGTCgaaaattttaaatcttgtcTTAGTCTTTTCTGGCATATTCTTAGCATCACTCTGtaatatttaaagtgtttggTTTTGTCTATAAATATAACCCAATGTATTAACTCTTTAAATGTATATTCCACGGCTAATCTTCAGAGGAAAATGCCTTAAGCCACCAAAAATTACACAGAATCCATGCAGAGGTGTTATCCTCAGGGACTGAACAGcttgcctttctttctctttatgttGCAAAACAGGCAGCACAAGTCAGCAGATTACTGCCCGGAGGGGGCCCCCCTCTCCCAGTCCAGGGGTCTCCCAGAGGGGCAGAAGCCAAGGTTTCCTCTCACCCACCTCCCCCCGCCAACCCGCCAGAAACACATTTACCTCCCACATCAGGGAATTGTCTCCGTATGTCCTGACTTCGCTGGTGTTGACCACTTTACCCTGAAAGGGCCCAAACCTGACTCCTTTGGCGACAGGGCTACTGCAGAACACACCAAAATGTGCCACTTCACCGAATTTCGTGTGCCCAAGGCAGAGACCTAGGAGAGACCCAGGGCAGGAAAGAAAGCCAGTGAGGAAACCGACTGCATTTGTGCTGGACAAGAAATCCAAGCCAAGAAGCCCTGCCTACCTTCTGGTAGCTGAAGGGAGTCGTTATCCAGAGTCCGAGGAAGAGAACGAGACCCTAGAAAAAGACaggattaaatttttattttttcgaTAAAAACGTATTATGAAATGCTTTCCATACGGCGCTATCCTCCCCACTCCCTGGAGCTCACCATTATCCTGAATTGGATGTTTACTTGTCCTTTCTAGGTTTCCTGCTCCTTTTACATAGACCATTTCTCACATAAGACTCAAAATGACTCTAGTGGGTTATGTTGTAATTAACCCCGTTTGCAAATTTAAGGAACTTGAGGATGAGAGATAATGCTGATTTTGAGACTCTCAGATACCTTGCACATCCCGGTAGAATCTGAGCCGGCCTGATCAGCCCGCCCCGCATGAACTGTTTCTCTTCTCACTAAAACAATCTTGGGTGTCATGCGGTTAAGCAAATAGGGTCTCGGAGGTGAGCCTGCCATTCTCAGCTCCGTCTTCTGATGGAAGCACATACGCTCCGCTTTAGGACTCGCACAGCCTCGGACCCACCTGGAAGCGCCCTTGCCCCCTCCCATCCTCACCTGTCTTCCCGCCTCCCACCCGCACCTCCAAGTCCCGGATCATGGGGACTGCCTTTACCTGAGCTGTCTGTGGGGACCAGGAGGCCCGAAATCGCGTGGTGCAGGTGGGCTGAGTTCTGAGGGCTGGGGATGACCCCGTAGAGAACTAAGTGCAGGTCTTCCTGGGTGAAGTGGTAACGGTGAGATGCCTTCCCCTCTTGGTTCGCGAGTTTGGGGCCACCCTCAGAGCGCTCTCTGGGGGAGCACGGTAACAGCTGGGAGGGCTTCGGCCTCTCAGGGAACAGCGAAGTATCCACAGAGGGCGGCGGCACGAAAATTTCAGGTACCCAGCACTGGCCACCGTCGCTACGGCCGCCAGCGGGGCCCGCGTCTTCACTGGAGGTACCTGTAAACTCGCGACTGCCGTTCGGGAAGTGCGGCACTTCCCTGGGGCGGTGGGGAATTGGGTACCACGACGGCAGCTTACTGTACCAGGGCAGGTCGTAGAGCGGCTCCCTCTGCAGGGCCAGGCCGGGGCTCAGCAAGGGAGGCGCCATCCGAAAGGCGAAGGGGGACAGAGACGGGGACGTGGAAAGGGCCTCCAGCTGCCGTAAAGTTTGGAAACCCTCCTCCGCGGCGCTTAGGGTGTTCCCGTAGTGGCTGTAGGGCTGGAAAGGCGGGTAGTAGGCGGCCAGGCGTTGGGGGCTGCTCTGGAGTATGTCGGGCGGGTAGCACCCTTTGTCTTGGGGTCCGGCCTCACTTGGCAGCCGCAGAGCCATCCCGGGCCACAGGGCGCGGCGGGTCTGCGGATGAGCAAGCGCGGCCGAGTGAGGGGCGCGGGGCGCTGCGGCCCGGCTCCTGCCTGCCCAGCCTCCACCGCCCGAGGCAGCCCCGGGTCGGAGGGAATCGGATAAACTTCCCACTTCGATCCCTCAAGACCTACCCGCAAACGAAACAAAAACGGCAACAAACGACCCGccccaaaaaagacaaaacaaactaaaacgaAAATCTGTCGGGATTCTGCCCGACTCCAAATTCCAGGTACGTGTCGCCTTTGCCTTCCCTCTCCAAGCACGCCTTGACCTAGCAGGGCTCGTTTCCAACACTCACTCTCTACATCCGTCCCCAACCCCGCTCCTGCCAAATCCGTTTCAAGCTCCCTCTTCCGCCCTCTCCCCGGTCCCCGACATCCTCTTTTCCGGGGCGGGGGGTCGGAGCCGCGGGGCCTTCCCACTCCCGGAGCCAGGAGCCGAGCGCAAGACCGAGCTTGGGGGTGGGCAGCAGCTTCAGGCAGTCCTGGGTCCCTAGCAGGGAGGGCAGAGCCCAGGGCCCGGGTTGGGTCGCATAGGAGACGCGCTCCCCCAGCCCGGGGGCAGGTCGGGGGAAGCTGCCCCGCTGCGAAGCCCGGGTCTGACCCCGAGAACCCGGGCGGTCCGGGCTGCCAGGAGGAGTAGGCCGCCGCCTTCGGCTTCCCTCCCAGCGCCGCAGCCAGCGCGGGTTCCCCACGTGGGCCGAGTCCCGCTACCTCCCGCAAGTCCCTCGGGAAACTCGTCATCCCACCTGGGGGCTTAGGGAAGCTGGGGTCGCCTCTCGGGAGCGGGCGAGGACGAGCCCCAGGCCAGGTGGGGAAGAGCAGGCTCCCGCCCCTGCGCCGCCGCCTCCCGTACCCCAAAAGGACGGCGTTTTGATGGACATAAGTTCACCAAGGCTGGGGGATGGAGCCCCTTCAGAGCCGGCGGGTCCTGAGGACAAGATCAATGAGTCCAATAAGAAAAGCAAGCAGGGTCGTGACTCAGAAATTAAAGAACACGGGGTCAGGAGAAGAGGTCAGCCACGACGAAGGCATCTGCCCGTCTCCTCCTGAGCCCCCAAAGGCGCTCCGCTCCTGGCCTTCCCTCACCCCGAGGATCTGCGACTTGGGGTTGAAAGCCGCTTATGGACTAAAAGCTCCAAGAGGGCAAAACAACCCCCCAAAACGAACTGCGCCAGAGACCGCTGCCGGCGCTTCCCGACCACCCCGGCGAACGACAGCCCCGGGCCACAGCGGCGCGCCGGGCTCTGCACCCACCTTCGAGAGCGCAGCGGCGGAGCGCTCGCCACCGGGCCGCAGACGGGCAGCGCGGGCTCGGGACCGGTAGGCTTCGGGCGGGCCCGCAGGGCTGAGCCGGTTTTAAGAGGGCGGCGGGCGGGCGACGGGCGAGGCCGCGGGCGACGGGCGGGCGGGGCGGCGGGCGACGGGCGGGCGGGGCCGCGGGACCGAGAGAGCGCGAGGGTGGGGAAGCGACGCGCGGCCCACGCACGTCCCCAGGCCAGTCTCCTCCCCGCCCACCGCGGCCATTGGCCAACGCGCGACTCGCCCCACTCCCCAGGGGGTCGTGCACCGAACTCCTCACTTCGGCAAACCCTGCCCGGAACCCCGGCCGCGAGCGCGCGCCCCCCGCTTTCTGGGTCCGGCACAGTTGAGGCTCCAGGCTGGCGGTGGGGCAGCAGTTAAGCCCGGGCAAGGGTGGCCGGGGTCCCCAGACAGGCTCCTCCGCGCTCGTGAGGCCGGGACTCGCGTGCCGGGGTCGCGCTCCTGCCTCTCGGCTTCCAGTTCCCAAGAGCCGAGCCTGGCGAAGGCCGCGTCCAACCCCGAGGACCAGATAGACGTTTGTCCCTGACACCTCGTGGGAAGCCGGGCGTTGCCCCTCAGGTCCCAGGTGGGGACGCCTAGATGCGGCGGTGCCGCTCCCAAGGTTTCGGGTGGGTATTGAGACCTCTCGGGGGCTTCTACTTTTCAAGCAGCTGTCGCTGTCGGAGGACCGGCCCTTGCGCCGCCACCGAGGTCCCTTTCCCCCGGGAAGGCTCGCCACCTCGGACGCGCGGGGCTTTTCAGGCCCATACCTGGCGCTCCAAGACCGCATTTTCATTCTCTCCGGCCattgagggaaagaaaggagcacTTAGGCCCATTCACATTCACACAGGGAAGCATCTAGGGTGGGGGAAACCTTGGTCTAGCCGGGTGACCTTGGCCAGTTTCCTCGCTTCCTCTTTGCAAAATGGGGCGAGCACTCCCTGCGTCTGGGCGCCGCTGTGCGGGTTGAAAGGAGAGACGGAAACCCTCACGCCCGGCCTGGCCTTGGCTGGGTCGTTTCAAacgtggaaggaaggaagggaggcagcaTCCATCCGGCCGAGGGACGCCGCCGAAGGTCCTAAAGTCTGCGGCGGAACGGGACCTCCTCCGTGACCCACCCCGCTTTCCAAAGCAGCCGCGGCGCGGCGGGCGCTTTCCTCCCTGGGCCCCGGGGACCTGACCTTGTAGCCTTCAGTGCCCGCGCGAACGCGGGGCGGACGGAAGGTGGGCGCGGGGCCTCGCGGTTTCTTCGAGGGCGCGGCGTGGGGGCGCCCGGCTGCTTCTCCCTGCCGCCGGCCGCGCCCACGTGCGGGGTCAAGTCAACGCGCCCGCCCGACGCCGTCGGGGCCGCCCGCGCCGCCCGCGTGCAGACCCGTTTCCCAGTCGCCATGAGGGTCTGAGAGGAGGGGCGGCGCGTGGTTTTCCCCACCGGGAGGGGGTGACAGAGAGCCCAGGGTTTCCTTCACCCCTTGTTCTAGATTCTCTGCCTCTACCCGAGTTCTTAGAATCTTCGCTAATAGGTGAAAAGTATCCGACGACTCTTGTCCCGAGAGCCTCTGCGGAGGATCAGGTACTTGGAAAAGAAGACTAAATTCTGCTGCCGTCTTCCTTCCGGAGTCATACCCACCCCAGGACCCCTACGACCCACCTCCATTTACtgtatcttccttccttcctcccagacCTCACCCGTAGGATTTAAAGACTGATGCGCCGGCGCTTGGGTGGTCCGTGGATGTCAGGTCCTCAGGAGGCCATGTTTTAGTGAAGTCGCTCACTGGTTGTAGGTTTAATTTTGAACAGGCTAGGTGAGCTTTACCGTCAAGCCTTGTTCGGCAAAGACTCTAGAGTttaagattcttttatttttatttcttttgcggtacgcaggcctctcactgctgtggcctctcccgttgcggagcacaggctccggacgcgcaggcttagcggccatggctcacgggcccagccgctccgcggcatgtgggatcttcccggaccggggcgcgaacccgtgtcccctgcatcggcaggcggactctcaaccactgcgccaccagggaagccctagagtttaaaatatttttaaaaatatattttaaattataggcTTGCTTGTTTAAACTTGAGAGAAATCGATAAAGAGTGGAAATCCCTGCCCACCCCTCATCCCTAACCCTCCAGAAGTAAAGCTGACTGACAGTTTGGCTTATTCCCTAGTTCCAttacttttttgaaaaataccaattttttttttctggctgcgccgggtctgcgacatgtgggatccttttacttgtggcatgtgggctctagttccctcaTCAGGGATCGAACGTGGGGTCCCTGCActagaagcgcagagtcttaaccactggaccaccaggcaagtaaGTCCCTACCAGCCTTTTAaactgtatttatatatgtgtgattttttaaaaaacaaaatgtgattaTACTTTAGACTTTTATGCAACTTTTCTCACTATCCACTAGTTATTGTTACTAACAGTATATTAGTATTAACTTCATTCCTTGCAATGGCTGCGTGGTgcagaaattaattttatgagTATACCTTAGTTTTTCAGCCTCCTCTTAGAAAGGTATTTAAGTTGTTGTCAGTTTTTCAACACTTCAAGCTACTTCTGGGAACATTGTTGTACAACTACTCATTTGTGCTGTGCAGAATAAATACTGAGGTGTGAAATCTCTGGATCAACGGTATCAACCTTGAACATTTTGATAGGTACTTCAAACTGCTCCTGGTTTATACCTCCATCAACAATGAGTGCGAGTGCCCTGTCTCCACAGCATCACCTCATATGGAATATTGCCAACCCTTTGAAGCTGCCACCTCTCACGTGAAAAGCGGTTacctttttctaatttcctttctaGTTATTTACCCAACAAAATTCCTGAACACCTTGCTCTTGATGTGCTGGTCACTGGGAATACAGTTGTGAGCGAAGCAGCTCTGTCCAGCCCTGGTCCCCAAAGCAGTCTTATGAGGAagataaatatttgtgtaaataTTTGACGAAAGTGTACCTACGTGATGGGAGCAaagaagaaaccataaagaagcaatgaaagggaagaagagcaTGTCCTGACCTAGGCTGAGAGGACAGAAGGTGTGAAAGATCTCTAGAGATTAACTAGGTGATGAGAGCAAGTGGTACTCCAGGTTTAGAGGAACCCTTGGTGCCAAGGCTCTGAGGCCTAGACGGAGTGTGTCTGATTCACAGAAATGAAGGATGCTTCCTGTGGAAAAGGCAGCTAGGGAAGCTGGAGAATCAGCAGAGGCCAGGTCTTGCAAAAACACCTGTGAAGATGTAAGTTTCCTTACATCATTACCTGCAAGACTTCATTGAAGGAGTACTAGGAAGTCTTTTAAGGGAATAGGAAGCTACTGCGGCCATCAGTATACGTCATCCCTAAATTATTTCAACATGCATATCACTAACTAAAGTGCaatatttgtttatggttttttttttaaggtaaaatttatatatgatGACATGCACACATCTTATGCACCACGAGTTTTGACAGTTGCATAAATCAGTGTATCTCCACCTCCTATCAAAACATAGAGAGTGTCATTCCAGAAAGTCCTCCAATCCCCTTCCCAGGTGAGCCCTGTATCCACCAACCCCAGAGGCAGCTGTTCTGTGATTTCTTTCCCCACAGATGAGTTTTGCTTGTTCTAAACCGTCATAATCATACAGGatgtacctttctttctttctttttttttttttttgccacactgcatggcatgtggggatcttagt
It contains:
- the PRDM14 gene encoding PR domain zinc finger protein 14; protein product: MALRLPSEAGPQDKGCYPPDILQSSPQRLAAYYPPFQPYSHYGNTLSAAEEGFQTLRQLEALSTSPSLSPFAFRMAPPLLSPGLALQREPLYDLPWYSKLPSWYPIPHRPREVPHFPNGSREFTGTSSEDAGPAGGRSDGGQCWVPEIFVPPPSVDTSLFPERPKPSQLLPCSPRERSEGGPKLANQEGKASHRYHFTQEDLHLVLYGVIPSPQNSAHLHHAISGLLVPTDSSGSRSLPRTLDNDSLQLPEGLCLGHTKFGEVAHFGVFCSSPVAKGVRFGPFQGKVVNTSEVRTYGDNSLMWEIFEDGRLSHFIDGKGGAGNWMSYVNCARFPMEQNLVAVQCQGQIFYESCKEIYQNQELLVWYGDCYEKFLDIPMSLQVIKHGKQTSGPLEESAEGYRCERCGKVFTYKYYRDKHLKYTPCVDKGDRKFPCSLCKRSFEKRDRLRIHVLHVHEKHRPHKCSTCGKCFSQSSSLNKHMRVHSGDRPYHCVYCTKRFTASSILRTHIRQHSGEKPFKCKYCGKSFASHAAHDSHVRRSHKEDDGCSCNICGKTFRGQEAFYSHMKFHENC